Proteins from one Xanthobacter autotrophicus Py2 genomic window:
- a CDS encoding heavy metal efflux pump, CzcA family (TIGRFAM: heavy metal efflux pump, CzcA family~PFAM: acriflavin resistance protein~KEGG: nwi:Nwi_3131 heavy metal efflux pump CzcA) — protein sequence MIARLIAWSARNLVLVLVGTAFAVAAGLYALRTLPLDALPDLSDVQVIVYTDYPGQAPQVVEDQVTYPLSTSMLTVPRSKVVRGFSFFGASFVYVIFEDGTDPYWARSRVLEYLNAAARRLPAGVTPSLGPDATGVGWVYQYAVVAKQMTLAELRSLQDWVIRFAAAKAEGVAEVASVGGFVKQYQIVVDPNRLRALGIPLERVRAAVAASNADVGGRTVELSEFEFMVRGRGYLRSVADIENVVLKTDRGVPLRVKDVARVEIGPDERRGITELDGEGEVASGIVLQRFGANALAVIENVKARLAEIAPSLPKGVEIVPVYDRSELIGRAIETLKGTLVEESIIVALVCIVFLLHLRSALVAILMLPVGILMAFAAMKAIGLGSNIMSLGGIAIAVGAMIDAAIVMIENAHKHLERAPEGKPRVEILVEAASEVGPALFFSLLVITVSFLPIFTLEAQEGRLFGPLAFTKTFAMAAAALLSVTLVPALMVVFVRGRIIPEHRNPINRALIFVYRPVIRTVLKAKTLTILLALVVLGVTAWPARQLGSEFMPSLDEGTLMYMPTTLPGLSVTKAAELLQMQDRIIRSFPEVASVYGKAGRAMTATDPAPTEMFETIINLKPKDEWRPGVTLDSLKAEMDKALQFPGVSNAWTMPIRARIDMLATGIRTPVGVKVFGTDLTQMEQAARAIEQVLRAVPGTSSAYAERVIGGYYLDIVPDREALGRYGLMVGDVQAVIATALGAEQVTTTVEGRERYGVTVRYPRDFRSDPQAISRDIQVPLPDGGTVPLAAVAKVELARGATSIRTENGQLAVYVFVDIAGRDLGGYVAEAKRAVASEVKLPPGTYVSWSGQFEYLERAAARLSIVVPVTLLVIFLLLYLNFRALTETLIVMLSLPFALVGGIWLMWWLGFNLSVAVAVGFIALAGVAAETGVVMLIYLDQAMRELKAERAAKGRPFTRADLNRAIMLGAVERVRPKMMTVVAIMAGLLPILWSTGTGSEVMQRIAVPMIGGMVSSTVLTLVVIPAVYALVKGWRLGGRAADMAATGRTPAGLKAAE from the coding sequence ATGATCGCCCGCCTCATCGCATGGTCGGCGCGCAACCTGGTGCTGGTCCTCGTGGGCACGGCCTTCGCGGTCGCCGCCGGCCTCTATGCCCTGCGCACCTTGCCGCTGGACGCGCTGCCCGACCTCTCCGACGTGCAGGTGATCGTCTATACGGACTATCCCGGCCAGGCGCCGCAAGTGGTGGAAGACCAGGTCACCTATCCCCTTTCCACCTCCATGCTCACGGTGCCGAGATCCAAGGTGGTGCGCGGCTTCTCCTTCTTCGGCGCCTCCTTCGTCTATGTGATCTTCGAGGACGGCACCGATCCCTATTGGGCGAGGAGCCGCGTGCTCGAATATCTCAATGCCGCCGCGCGCCGCCTGCCCGCGGGCGTGACCCCGAGCCTCGGCCCGGATGCCACCGGCGTCGGCTGGGTCTACCAATATGCCGTGGTGGCCAAGCAGATGACGCTGGCCGAGCTGCGCTCGCTGCAGGATTGGGTCATCCGCTTCGCCGCCGCGAAGGCGGAGGGCGTGGCCGAGGTGGCGAGCGTTGGCGGTTTCGTGAAGCAGTACCAGATCGTGGTGGATCCCAACCGCCTGCGGGCGCTGGGCATTCCGCTGGAGCGGGTGCGCGCCGCGGTGGCGGCGAGCAATGCGGATGTGGGCGGGCGCACGGTCGAATTGTCCGAGTTCGAGTTCATGGTGCGCGGCCGCGGCTATCTCAGGAGCGTCGCCGATATCGAGAACGTGGTGCTGAAGACCGACCGCGGCGTGCCGCTGCGGGTGAAGGACGTGGCGCGGGTGGAGATCGGCCCCGACGAGCGGCGCGGCATCACCGAGCTCGACGGCGAGGGGGAGGTGGCGAGCGGCATCGTGTTGCAGCGCTTCGGCGCCAACGCCCTGGCCGTGATCGAGAACGTGAAGGCGCGGCTTGCGGAGATCGCCCCAAGCCTGCCGAAGGGGGTCGAGATCGTGCCGGTCTACGACCGGTCCGAGCTGATCGGGCGGGCCATCGAGACGCTGAAGGGCACGCTGGTCGAGGAGAGCATCATCGTCGCCCTCGTCTGCATCGTGTTCCTGCTGCATCTGCGCAGCGCGCTGGTGGCCATCCTGATGTTGCCGGTGGGCATCCTCATGGCCTTCGCCGCCATGAAGGCCATCGGCCTCGGCTCCAACATCATGAGCCTGGGGGGCATCGCCATCGCGGTGGGGGCCATGATCGATGCCGCCATCGTCATGATCGAGAATGCCCACAAGCATCTGGAGCGCGCGCCGGAGGGCAAGCCGCGGGTGGAGATCCTGGTCGAGGCCGCGAGCGAGGTGGGGCCGGCCTTGTTCTTCAGCCTGCTGGTGATCACCGTCTCCTTCCTGCCCATCTTCACCCTGGAGGCGCAGGAAGGCCGGCTGTTCGGCCCGCTCGCCTTCACCAAAACCTTCGCCATGGCGGCGGCGGCGCTGCTTTCGGTGACGCTGGTGCCGGCCTTGATGGTGGTGTTCGTGCGCGGGCGGATCATTCCGGAGCACCGCAATCCCATCAACCGCGCCCTCATCTTCGTTTATCGCCCCGTCATCCGCACGGTGCTGAAGGCGAAGACGCTCACCATCCTCCTCGCTCTGGTGGTGCTGGGCGTCACCGCGTGGCCCGCCCGCCAGCTCGGCTCCGAATTCATGCCGAGCCTCGACGAGGGCACGCTGATGTACATGCCCACCACCCTGCCGGGCCTGTCCGTCACCAAGGCCGCCGAGCTGCTGCAGATGCAGGACCGCATCATCAGGTCGTTTCCTGAAGTTGCCTCGGTCTACGGCAAGGCGGGGCGGGCGATGACGGCCACCGACCCGGCGCCGACGGAGATGTTCGAGACCATCATCAACCTGAAGCCGAAGGATGAGTGGCGCCCCGGCGTCACCCTCGACAGCCTGAAGGCGGAGATGGACAAGGCCTTGCAGTTTCCGGGCGTCTCCAATGCCTGGACCATGCCCATCCGCGCGCGCATCGACATGCTCGCCACCGGCATCCGCACGCCGGTGGGCGTGAAGGTGTTCGGCACCGACCTGACGCAAATGGAACAGGCCGCCCGGGCCATCGAGCAGGTGCTGCGGGCCGTCCCGGGCACCTCCAGCGCCTATGCGGAGCGGGTGATCGGCGGCTATTATCTCGACATCGTGCCGGACCGCGAGGCCCTCGGCCGCTACGGGCTCATGGTGGGCGACGTGCAGGCGGTGATCGCCACCGCCCTTGGGGCCGAGCAGGTGACCACCACGGTGGAGGGCCGCGAGCGCTATGGCGTCACCGTCCGCTATCCCCGCGACTTCCGCAGCGATCCGCAGGCCATCAGCCGCGATATACAGGTGCCTTTGCCGGACGGCGGGACGGTGCCCCTCGCCGCGGTGGCGAAGGTGGAGCTGGCCCGCGGCGCCACGTCGATCCGCACCGAGAACGGGCAACTGGCGGTCTATGTCTTCGTGGATATCGCCGGCCGCGATCTCGGCGGCTATGTGGCCGAGGCAAAGAGAGCGGTGGCGAGCGAGGTGAAGCTGCCGCCCGGCACCTATGTCTCCTGGAGCGGCCAGTTCGAATATCTCGAGCGCGCCGCCGCCCGGCTGAGCATCGTGGTGCCGGTGACTTTGCTCGTCATCTTCCTCCTGCTCTATCTCAACTTCCGGGCGCTCACCGAGACCCTGATCGTGATGCTGTCGCTGCCCTTCGCGCTGGTCGGCGGCATCTGGCTCATGTGGTGGCTCGGCTTCAACCTCTCGGTGGCGGTGGCGGTGGGCTTCATCGCGCTCGCTGGCGTCGCCGCCGAGACCGGTGTCGTCATGCTGATCTATCTCGATCAGGCCATGCGCGAGCTGAAGGCGGAGCGGGCGGCGAAAGGCCGGCCTTTCACCCGGGCGGACCTCAACCGGGCCATCATGCTGGGGGCCGTCGAGCGGGTGCGGCCGAAGATGATGACGGTGGTCGCCATCATGGCCGGGCTT